The Anopheles coluzzii chromosome 2, AcolN3, whole genome shotgun sequence genome window below encodes:
- the LOC120951314 gene encoding alkaline phosphatase, translating to MLYRLLCVYLALVGGLVSTSPLHHEAEEEYDPMHPQRFLFADLAPTASTDQRAKRSSASMPKLRFEPPSPNEQHAQYWNNVAQDILDRQLYKNRLNRKVAKNVIMFLGDGLSIPTLAATRVYLGDESTELSFERFPYVGLSKTYCANVQVADSACTATAYLAGVKANYGTIGLTAAAALGDCQAQNDTSNHVHSIAKWAQDAGLSTGFVTTTEVTNASPAGMYAHTANRNWEYNGAIEKDGFDPAVCQDIASQLIHGEVGKHMRVIMGGGRREFLPTHETDIDGIQGRRTDGEDLIKHWQHHHSHHRSAYVQNRVQLLETNTAHGETDYLLGLFSSKHLPYHLDADEQQIPTLSEMVSTAMDILERNDNGYFLFVEGGRIDHGHHYTQPIRAFDETVEFAKAIEMARSRTSQDNTLIVVTADHSHTMTMSGYSSRKNDILGVNNGQRADDELPYATISYANGPGYDRNVQREARLDLNRVDMRDKSFAFPSTVPLGLETHGGDDVAVFASGPWAHLFSGTYEQHFIPHAMAYAGCIGPGRTACTEQQS from the exons ATGCTGTACCGGCTGCTGTGCGTCTATCTAGCTTTGGTCGGTGGCCTAGTTTCGACGTCACCATTGCACCATGAAGCTGAGGAAG AATACGACCCAATGCATCCCCAGCGGTTTCTGTTCGCGGATCTGGCGCCAACGGCATCTACCGACCAGCGCGCCAAACGCTCGTCCGCATCGATGCCTAAACTGCGCTTCGAGCCTCCGTCCCCAAACGAGCAGCATGCCCAGTACTGGAACAACGTGGCACAGGACATACTCGACCGGCAGCTGTACAAGAACAGGCTGAACCGGAAGGTGGCCAAGAATGTAATCATGTTCCTGGGTGATGGACTCTCCATCCCAACGCTGGCCGCAACGCGCGTCTACCTCGGTGACGAAAGCACGGAGCTGTCGTTTGAGCGGTTCCCGTACGTGGGACTTTCCAAG ACATACTGCGCCAATGTACAGGTTGCTGATTCGGCCTGCACCGCAACTGCCTACCTGGCCGGAGTGAAGGCTAACTACGGAACCATCGGCCTTACGGCCGCGGCTGCCCTCGGGGACTGTCAAGCGCAGAACGATACCTCCAACCATGTACATTCGATTGCAAAATGGGCCCAGGACGCTGGGCTTTCTACCG GATTCGTAACAACCACGGAAGTGACGAATGCTTCCCCAGCTGGGATGTATGCCCACACGGCCAATCGAAACTGGGAGTATAACGGTGCCATCGAGAAGGACGGCTTTGATCCTGCCGTATGCCAAGATATTGCCTCCCAACTTATCCATGGCGAGGTCGGCAAACATATGCGA GTTATTATGGGCGGAGGTCGTCGGGAGTTCCTGCCAACCCACGAAACCGACATCGACGGCATCCAGGGAAGGCGCACCGATGGAGAGGATTTAATTAAACACTGGCAACATCATCATTCCCATCACCGATCTGCATACGTGCAGAACCGTGTCCAATTACTCGAG ACCAACACTGCGCACGGTGAGACGGACTATTTGCTTGGCCTGTTTAGCAGCAAGCATCTTCCCTACCATCTGGACGCGGACGAACAGCAGATCCCCACGCTGTCCGAGATGGTATCAACCGCGATGGACATCCTCGAGCGCAACGACAATGGATACTTTCTATTTGTGGAAG gCGGCCGGATTGATCATGGGCATCATTACACACAGCCGATAAGAGCGTTCGACGAGACGGTCGAGTTCGCCAAAGCTATCGAGATGGCACGCAGCCGCACGAGCCAGGATAATACACTGATTGTCGTAACGGCGGACCACTCGCACACGATGACGATGAGCGGTTACTCG AGTCGCAAAAATGACATACTCGGAGTTAATAATGGCCAGCGGGCGGATGATGAGCTGCCGTACGCCACCATCAGCTACGCGAACGGACCTGGTTACGATCGGAACGTGCAGCGCGAAGCCCGGCTCGACCTGAACCGGGTCGACATGCGGGACAAATCGTTCGCCTTTCCGAGCACCGTACCGCTCGGGCTGGAAACACACGGCGGTGACGATGTGGCCGTATTTGCCAGCGGTCCTTGGGCGCATCTGTTCAGCGGTACCTACGAGCAGCATTTCATCCCGCACGCGATGGCCTACGCCGGATGCATTGGACCGGGTCGTACGGCCTGCACTGAGCAGCAATCGTAA